In the Longimicrobiales bacterium genome, one interval contains:
- a CDS encoding zinc-dependent metalloprotease, translating into MKRLAQILLVALVTSASLLVPQAAFSLTTPVVAPQQRGGGGGGRGGGGDDGASSDGPKEYSEVITEDAVTKLGMFDVHEVDDKLYFEIPTSELNVEMLLIQRSVESTLQNPGSFFGGGPRLIVQWELNDEHVVLRAKEYDVIADEDSPIWGQISGFRKGPVLARLSVEAFNDDGSAVVDVSSLFISNIPQFGPIDGINAGRSWVEDFWSFGDAVNVQVTQSGSAAPAATGGRGGPPGGGRGGSGSNQFQTVKKFFSMARLPEDPMMPRWHDDRVGFNSSRSYDFSRPDNRLEQVRFIHRFRLDKQNPNAEISDPVEPIVYWIDPSTPDWLKPWIQSGVDAWQSAFEKAGFSNAIFGRIAPTPAEDPDFSLFDARNSVIYWRPSTVANATGGQIVDPRSGQILKGEVNMYHNIMDLQKAWYFIQVGPLDERAQTLPLPDSLMGKLVEYVVTHEIGHSIGFPHNMKASAMYPADSLRSASFLERMGGSHVSTLMDYSRFNYVAQPEDNIPLDMLIPKVGPYDDFAVNWGYGSIPDASTPDDEGATLDEWARQQDRFPWLRFTTSDAAGSDPEALTEAVGDADAVQSTTYGMMNLERVMDMMLDATEKPQESYAELENMYGQAVGQWGRYMNHVAALVGGAITQERYGTGPRFTPVAEDRQREALEYLTETSFHVPEMFLDEAMLRRMEPTGVVARFRTQQSRVLNSLMSQAKLERLIEFEATSDDPDDEYSIADLMDDLVAGVWDELDDGSVRINTYRRNTQRAFLETVNNRLNPTEAELTRANNPVPGGWTSDIRGVMRATLEDLNSSVTSAIGNAGDGMTRIHLRDVATEIDRILEGN; encoded by the coding sequence ATGAAACGACTTGCTCAGATCCTTCTCGTCGCCCTCGTTACCAGTGCTTCGCTACTGGTCCCGCAGGCCGCGTTCTCCCTGACGACACCCGTGGTAGCGCCTCAGCAACGTGGTGGTGGTGGCGGCGGACGCGGTGGTGGTGGTGACGACGGGGCGAGTTCGGACGGTCCCAAAGAATACTCCGAGGTCATCACGGAAGATGCTGTCACCAAGTTGGGCATGTTCGATGTGCACGAGGTGGATGACAAGCTCTACTTCGAGATCCCGACGTCCGAACTCAATGTGGAGATGCTGCTGATTCAACGATCCGTGGAGTCCACACTTCAGAATCCGGGTTCGTTTTTCGGAGGCGGACCACGCTTGATCGTGCAGTGGGAGCTGAACGACGAACATGTGGTGCTGCGCGCGAAAGAGTACGACGTGATCGCGGACGAGGATTCGCCGATTTGGGGCCAGATTTCGGGCTTCCGTAAGGGCCCCGTCCTCGCCCGGCTCAGCGTGGAAGCGTTCAACGACGACGGATCGGCCGTGGTGGACGTCTCCAGCCTATTCATCTCGAACATCCCCCAGTTCGGACCCATCGACGGCATCAACGCCGGTCGGAGTTGGGTTGAGGACTTTTGGTCGTTCGGCGATGCGGTAAACGTCCAAGTCACGCAGAGTGGCTCCGCTGCTCCGGCCGCAACTGGCGGACGTGGAGGCCCTCCGGGTGGTGGACGTGGAGGCAGCGGGAGCAATCAGTTCCAGACGGTGAAGAAGTTCTTCAGCATGGCCCGGCTCCCCGAAGACCCCATGATGCCGCGGTGGCACGACGACCGTGTCGGATTCAACTCGAGCCGGTCGTACGACTTCTCTCGACCGGACAACCGGCTGGAGCAGGTGCGCTTCATCCACCGGTTCCGCCTGGACAAGCAGAACCCGAACGCTGAGATCTCTGACCCGGTCGAGCCCATCGTCTACTGGATCGACCCGTCGACGCCAGACTGGCTCAAGCCGTGGATCCAGAGCGGTGTGGACGCTTGGCAGTCCGCCTTCGAGAAGGCGGGATTCAGCAACGCGATCTTCGGGCGTATCGCCCCAACACCAGCCGAGGACCCGGACTTCTCGCTCTTCGATGCGAGGAATTCGGTTATTTACTGGCGCCCATCTACGGTCGCGAATGCCACAGGTGGACAGATCGTAGACCCCCGTTCAGGTCAGATCCTGAAGGGTGAGGTCAACATGTACCACAACATCATGGACCTGCAGAAGGCCTGGTACTTCATCCAGGTCGGGCCGCTTGACGAACGTGCCCAGACTCTGCCGCTGCCCGACTCCTTGATGGGCAAATTGGTCGAGTACGTCGTGACACATGAGATCGGTCACTCCATCGGCTTTCCCCACAACATGAAGGCCTCCGCCATGTATCCGGCGGACTCACTCCGAAGCGCCAGCTTCCTCGAGCGGATGGGAGGCAGTCACGTCTCGACCCTCATGGACTACTCGCGCTTCAACTACGTGGCGCAACCCGAAGACAACATCCCGCTCGACATGCTCATCCCGAAGGTCGGACCCTACGATGACTTCGCGGTGAATTGGGGGTACGGGTCGATCCCAGATGCCAGCACGCCGGACGATGAGGGTGCGACGCTCGACGAGTGGGCGCGCCAGCAGGATCGCTTCCCGTGGCTGCGTTTCACGACCTCGGACGCAGCGGGCTCAGATCCGGAGGCACTGACCGAGGCCGTGGGTGATGCAGACGCGGTACAATCCACCACGTACGGGATGATGAATCTCGAACGCGTAATGGACATGATGCTGGACGCCACCGAGAAGCCCCAGGAGAGCTACGCTGAGTTGGAGAACATGTATGGCCAGGCGGTTGGCCAGTGGGGACGATACATGAACCACGTGGCAGCCCTGGTGGGTGGCGCGATCACGCAGGAGCGATACGGCACCGGCCCGCGGTTCACGCCGGTCGCTGAAGACCGTCAACGTGAGGCCCTCGAGTACCTGACCGAGACATCGTTCCACGTACCGGAGATGTTCCTGGATGAGGCCATGCTGCGCCGTATGGAGCCGACTGGTGTGGTCGCGCGGTTCCGCACACAGCAGAGCCGGGTCCTCAACAGCCTCATGAGCCAAGCCAAGCTTGAGCGCCTCATCGAGTTCGAAGCGACATCAGACGACCCAGATGATGAGTACAGCATCGCCGACTTAATGGACGATCTCGTGGCGGGTGTCTGGGATGAACTAGACGACGGCTCCGTGCGCATCAACACCTACCGACGGAATACCCAAAGAGCATTCCTGGAGACGGTCAACAATCGGCTGAATCCGACGGAGGCCGAGCTGACCCGGGCGAACAACCCGGTACCTGGCGGGTGGACATCCGACATCCGCGGTGTCATGCGCGCGACGTTGGAAGACCTCAACTCCTCCGTGACATCGGCTATCGGGAACGCGGGAGACGGTATGACGCGCATCCATCTGCGGGACGTTGCCACCGAGATCGATAGGATCCTCGAGGGCAACTAA
- a CDS encoding penicillin acylase family protein, translated as MITALLLAFATPQVADSGSALAARVEIIRTEYGIPHIMADDLKAMGFGLGYVQSEDFSASIATSLIESRGTYSRFTGEDALDADHTSREVHARAVRTFSRLDPNTQAVYSGFAEGVNHYIRHHADEFSDWIRPDFTGVDALARDVQTWSRADAARFVRTLESNGMPPAPAPEDEAAETAFLLDGSNAWAFSGTRTSSGNAILLRNPHLSWATDAQLLTRSLGSTYYEAHVRVPGVIEFYGDFRIGSAFGIIGGFNEHLGWATTNNYPRYSQAYALEAHPTLENHAVLDGQPLALTERTSTVDYMEVNGTVASDTRSTWWTSHGPVIHRTDDRVYVLKDPRDGEFRRGEQFLKMMMSESLDEWLDVMHMRAHPSSNFTYADAAGNAVHYYNARLPLLPHEVTGDTAAFAATTVDIWSELVPWDDLPLYVNPPGGYVSQTNDTPDYTNLNVPLDRDTVAANLPAPRLRLRSQLSLDLVHNDRKLSLEDVVELKHSPRMLMAERILDDLLKAIRDSGRRELQDAANVLGAWDRTAAAESRGGVLFKRWSNFYFANEDTTELWTQFWDPARPATTPFGLGNAANGVAALERALSSLATEGVDIDAQWGDVHRVIRGDVDLPVSGCEPTLGCFRTLSYNRVSPGRYAANRGDAWIFTVEFGDIPRAYTVLSYGQTAREDSPHYDDQAVLFARGEMKRVSWADSDIERTTLERYRPGEEVRR; from the coding sequence ATGATCACAGCACTGCTCTTGGCGTTCGCAACGCCCCAGGTGGCCGATTCTGGATCCGCGCTAGCCGCTCGCGTGGAAATCATCCGGACGGAGTACGGAATTCCTCACATCATGGCGGACGACCTGAAGGCCATGGGGTTCGGCCTGGGATACGTGCAGTCCGAAGATTTCTCGGCGTCCATCGCGACCTCTCTGATCGAAAGCCGCGGTACGTATTCTCGCTTCACAGGAGAAGACGCCCTCGACGCGGACCACACGTCACGGGAGGTACACGCCCGAGCTGTCCGCACGTTCAGTCGCCTCGATCCGAACACCCAAGCGGTTTACTCCGGCTTCGCAGAAGGTGTGAACCACTACATCCGCCACCATGCAGACGAATTTTCCGATTGGATTCGTCCAGACTTCACCGGTGTGGACGCACTCGCGAGGGATGTACAAACGTGGAGCCGTGCCGACGCCGCCCGTTTCGTCAGAACCCTCGAATCGAACGGCATGCCGCCAGCGCCCGCCCCTGAAGACGAGGCCGCCGAAACTGCGTTCCTCCTCGACGGTTCAAACGCATGGGCCTTCTCGGGTACACGCACCTCATCCGGTAATGCGATCCTGCTCCGAAACCCGCACCTGTCCTGGGCGACGGACGCGCAGTTGCTCACGCGCAGCCTCGGCTCGACCTACTACGAAGCACATGTTCGCGTACCTGGCGTTATCGAGTTCTATGGAGACTTCCGGATCGGGAGCGCGTTCGGGATCATCGGCGGCTTCAACGAACACCTGGGCTGGGCGACGACCAACAACTACCCGAGGTACTCCCAAGCTTACGCACTGGAGGCTCATCCGACCCTAGAGAACCACGCAGTACTGGACGGACAGCCACTCGCGCTCACGGAGCGCACTTCGACCGTGGACTACATGGAAGTCAACGGTACTGTCGCGTCGGATACCCGGTCGACGTGGTGGACCTCTCACGGCCCGGTCATTCACCGAACCGACGACCGAGTCTACGTCCTCAAGGACCCGAGAGACGGCGAGTTCCGGCGCGGCGAGCAATTCCTGAAGATGATGATGTCCGAGTCGCTTGATGAATGGCTTGACGTCATGCACATGCGCGCCCACCCGAGCTCAAACTTCACTTACGCGGATGCGGCCGGGAACGCTGTTCACTACTACAACGCTCGACTGCCCCTCCTTCCCCACGAAGTCACCGGGGACACCGCCGCCTTCGCCGCGACCACCGTGGATATCTGGTCGGAGCTCGTCCCTTGGGACGACCTCCCGCTCTACGTGAATCCTCCGGGTGGGTATGTGTCGCAGACGAACGACACACCCGACTACACCAACCTCAACGTGCCACTCGATCGAGACACGGTCGCTGCGAACCTGCCTGCACCGCGCCTGCGTCTTCGGAGTCAGTTGTCGTTGGACCTCGTGCACAACGACCGGAAACTCAGCCTAGAAGACGTGGTTGAGCTGAAACACTCTCCGCGCATGCTCATGGCGGAGCGAATCCTGGACGACCTGCTCAAAGCCATTAGGGACTCAGGCCGACGAGAGCTTCAGGACGCAGCCAATGTCCTCGGTGCATGGGACCGAACGGCAGCAGCCGAAAGTCGGGGCGGCGTGCTCTTCAAACGGTGGTCGAACTTCTACTTCGCTAACGAAGACACTACCGAATTGTGGACCCAATTCTGGGACCCCGCCCGGCCAGCCACGACACCATTCGGGCTGGGGAACGCAGCGAATGGAGTCGCCGCACTCGAGCGAGCACTGTCGTCCCTGGCCACCGAGGGCGTCGACATCGACGCGCAATGGGGAGACGTCCACCGGGTCATTCGTGGCGATGTGGACCTGCCGGTGTCGGGGTGTGAACCCACCCTGGGCTGCTTCAGGACACTGTCCTACAACCGGGTGAGCCCCGGGCGTTACGCAGCCAATCGCGGAGACGCCTGGATTTTCACAGTGGAATTCGGTGACATTCCCAGGGCGTACACGGTATTGTCCTACGGCCAAACTGCACGCGAAGACTCCCCGCACTACGATGACCAAGCAGTGCTGTTCGCCCGAGGCGAGATGAAGAGAGTCTCTTGGGCCGATAGTGACATCGAGCGGACAACCCTAGAACGCTACAGACCTGGAGAAGAAGTCAGGCGATGA
- a CDS encoding fatty acid desaturase has translation MSHHPKPDRAKIEKWNGVLSPYWGADTPKSVTQIFTSLIPYAALWYAMLRSLEVGYWLTLLLAVPAAGFLMRMFMIQHDCGHGSFFKSRKARDWVGRFIGVLLLTPYDYWKRTHAYHHAHSGDLDFRGFGDVDTFTVKEYMSWSRAERLRYRIYRHPLVMFGLGPIYLFGLKHRYPYDIPDHWKKAWKSVWWTNVAIFAAVVLGGTLVGYQRFFLIQIPIQFAASSLGIWMFYVQHQFEHTYWHSHENWDYYDASLYGSSYLVLPKVLQWMTSSIGVHHVHHMSARIPNYKLQQVHDENPEFHGVTKVSFKDTLKLISLALWDEENRQLIRFKDLKQLKAA, from the coding sequence ATGAGCCATCACCCCAAGCCCGATCGTGCGAAGATCGAAAAGTGGAACGGAGTCCTCAGTCCATACTGGGGAGCCGACACACCCAAAAGCGTAACGCAGATCTTCACGTCCCTAATTCCATACGCCGCCCTCTGGTACGCGATGTTGCGCAGCCTCGAGGTCGGGTACTGGCTCACGCTATTACTCGCCGTCCCCGCGGCTGGCTTCCTCATGCGGATGTTCATGATCCAGCATGACTGCGGCCATGGGTCTTTCTTCAAGTCACGAAAGGCTCGCGACTGGGTAGGCAGGTTCATCGGCGTTCTGCTGCTGACGCCCTACGACTACTGGAAGCGGACGCACGCATACCATCACGCGCACTCCGGCGACCTCGACTTCAGAGGATTCGGGGACGTCGACACGTTCACCGTTAAAGAGTACATGTCCTGGTCGCGCGCGGAACGTCTTCGGTATCGAATTTACCGACACCCACTCGTGATGTTCGGGCTCGGTCCCATCTACCTCTTCGGGCTCAAACATCGGTATCCCTATGACATCCCGGACCACTGGAAGAAGGCGTGGAAGAGTGTCTGGTGGACGAACGTGGCGATTTTCGCAGCGGTAGTCCTCGGTGGCACGCTCGTCGGGTATCAGCGCTTCTTCCTCATCCAAATTCCGATTCAGTTCGCTGCGTCATCGCTCGGGATCTGGATGTTCTATGTGCAACACCAATTCGAACACACGTACTGGCACTCGCATGAAAACTGGGATTACTACGATGCGTCGCTGTACGGCAGCTCATACCTCGTGCTCCCCAAGGTGCTCCAATGGATGACATCGAGTATCGGGGTACACCACGTGCACCACATGAGCGCGCGGATCCCGAACTACAAATTGCAGCAGGTTCACGACGAGAACCCAGAGTTCCACGGTGTGACAAAGGTGAGTTTCAAGGACACTCTGAAGCTCATCAGCCTCGCCCTTTGGGATGAGGAGAACCGACAGCTGATCCGGTTCAAGGACCTCAAGCAGTTGAAGGCCGCGTAG
- a CDS encoding (Fe-S)-binding protein, with amino-acid sequence MKVSLFATCLANQFYADACADTVRLLRHLGVEVDVPKAQTCCGQPAYNAGRRAEACDMARHTATVFSNSGYIVLPSGSCVGMMRSHYPDLLSEDETVPDLVERTFELSQFLVRVMGVTKLGKGLEGRQIAYHHSCHALRELGVRDEPLALLRGCGAEVVPWEADEECCGFGGLFSAKLPETSAAMADRKLDTLPEVDVLTSTDGGCLMQMSGRASRRSVGPPFKHLASLLWEGVGT; translated from the coding sequence ATGAAGGTCTCCCTCTTTGCAACGTGTCTCGCCAACCAGTTCTATGCAGATGCCTGCGCGGACACTGTGCGGCTGCTTCGACACCTCGGCGTAGAGGTCGATGTTCCGAAGGCTCAGACATGCTGTGGCCAGCCCGCCTACAACGCGGGGCGGCGAGCCGAGGCCTGTGACATGGCTCGCCACACGGCGACGGTCTTCAGCAACTCTGGCTACATCGTTCTTCCCTCCGGTAGCTGCGTGGGCATGATGCGCTCCCATTATCCCGACCTCCTCTCAGAGGACGAAACGGTACCGGACTTGGTCGAGCGCACATTCGAGCTCTCCCAGTTCTTGGTGCGGGTCATGGGCGTAACGAAGCTCGGCAAGGGGCTGGAGGGTCGGCAGATCGCCTACCATCACAGTTGCCATGCCCTGCGAGAGCTCGGCGTTCGAGATGAACCACTCGCCTTGCTGCGTGGCTGCGGGGCCGAGGTCGTGCCGTGGGAGGCCGACGAAGAGTGTTGTGGCTTCGGTGGACTCTTCAGTGCAAAGCTCCCGGAGACATCAGCAGCCATGGCCGACCGGAAACTGGACACGCTTCCCGAGGTCGATGTCCTCACCTCAACGGACGGGGGGTGCCTCATGCAGATGTCAGGACGAGCGTCCCGCCGTAGCGTCGGGCCGCCGTTCAAACACCTTGCCAGTCTCCTCTGGGAAGGAGTGGGCACATGA
- a CDS encoding LutB/LldF family L-lactate oxidation iron-sulfur protein, which produces MSCGSTPGQYRNEAARTIREEPQVRDSVTKATLTFDAHRVEAFAQIDSERWRDWARDVKTHLLTHLDTYLEEAEAQLIANGAKVHWAETAEDALEILAGIIREHGIKSAVKAKSMLSEELQVNPHLEKLGVDVRETDLGEYILQLLGEPPSHIVGPAIHKSLEDCRELFHERLGTPVNAEPDELAAAAREALRKDFLAADLGISGGNFMAADTGTIALIENEGNIRLSTSLPRVHVAFVGIEKLVPTLTDVAGFVQLTSRAATGQPVGNYVSLIQGPKKANEPDGPEEVHVVLVDNGRTKLLADDEAWEALRCVRCGACLNICPVYRQTGGHAYGWTYSGPIGAIIAPGILGLEESMPLPHASSLCGACADVCPVRIPIPDLLVHWREKAVTAGLAPKSETLGLKAYSALAQRPNLFNTAGAIMRRAPLELGGRALPILSGWVLERAAPEPSAKSFMQMWEEGIV; this is translated from the coding sequence ATGAGCTGCGGATCCACTCCGGGTCAGTACCGGAATGAGGCCGCTCGGACGATCCGCGAGGAACCTCAGGTCCGTGACTCCGTCACTAAGGCGACACTCACGTTCGACGCGCACCGGGTCGAAGCGTTCGCTCAGATTGATTCCGAGCGATGGAGAGATTGGGCCCGCGACGTAAAGACGCACCTCCTGACCCATCTCGATACGTATCTCGAAGAAGCCGAAGCGCAGTTGATCGCGAACGGCGCGAAGGTGCACTGGGCCGAGACGGCAGAAGATGCCCTGGAGATCCTGGCCGGCATCATCAGGGAGCACGGCATCAAGAGCGCCGTGAAGGCGAAGAGCATGCTCAGCGAAGAGCTGCAGGTGAACCCGCACCTCGAGAAGCTCGGCGTAGACGTCCGGGAAACCGACTTGGGCGAGTACATCCTTCAGCTTCTGGGCGAGCCTCCAAGTCACATCGTCGGGCCAGCGATTCATAAGAGCTTGGAGGACTGCCGCGAGCTCTTCCACGAACGTCTCGGAACACCGGTGAACGCTGAGCCAGACGAGCTCGCCGCTGCCGCCCGGGAGGCACTGCGTAAGGACTTCCTCGCTGCCGACCTCGGCATATCAGGCGGGAATTTCATGGCAGCTGATACCGGCACCATCGCGCTCATTGAGAACGAGGGAAATATCCGGCTCTCTACATCGCTGCCTCGAGTTCACGTCGCGTTCGTTGGCATCGAGAAACTCGTACCTACGCTCACGGACGTCGCTGGATTCGTCCAGCTCACGTCACGCGCAGCCACCGGCCAGCCGGTTGGGAACTACGTCTCGCTCATCCAGGGACCAAAGAAGGCCAATGAGCCGGACGGGCCCGAAGAAGTGCACGTCGTCCTCGTCGACAACGGTCGTACGAAGCTGCTCGCCGACGACGAAGCCTGGGAGGCATTGAGGTGTGTCCGGTGCGGTGCATGCCTGAACATCTGCCCGGTGTACCGCCAAACGGGGGGCCACGCATACGGCTGGACCTACTCTGGCCCGATCGGGGCAATCATCGCACCCGGAATCTTGGGACTCGAAGAGTCGATGCCGCTGCCTCACGCGTCGAGCCTGTGCGGAGCCTGTGCGGACGTATGTCCCGTGCGCATCCCGATCCCGGACCTGCTCGTCCATTGGCGCGAGAAGGCTGTGACCGCAGGACTCGCACCGAAGTCCGAGACCTTGGGACTTAAGGCCTACTCCGCCTTGGCCCAACGACCCAATCTCTTCAACACCGCCGGCGCAATCATGCGTCGTGCTCCGCTCGAGTTGGGCGGTCGAGCCCTACCCATCCTCAGTGGTTGGGTCCTTGAGCGGGCCGCACCTGAGCCAAGCGCAAAGAGCTTCATGCAGATGTGGGAGGAAGGCATCGTATGA
- a CDS encoding lactate utilization protein, giving the protein MSARDRILGRVREALAERKQEAHPGPFGGWRSEGEDSPAVDRFIQLFEAAGGEVVRFDDDAVAAAWVRDFVSKYDAVSMGRLARGPTTVGAESPELVLKSADPADSDVGISLAYGAVAETGSLIMTPQDGRRAQLLPPVHVVWVEEKMIFPMLYQALSTLGKDLPSAVGLHSGPSKSADIGQILVKGVHGPGRLIAVLLADKRNST; this is encoded by the coding sequence ATGAGCGCTCGTGATCGAATCTTGGGCCGTGTGCGTGAGGCATTGGCCGAACGGAAACAGGAGGCTCATCCAGGTCCGTTTGGAGGATGGCGGTCTGAAGGTGAAGACAGTCCTGCGGTAGACCGGTTCATACAGCTGTTCGAAGCCGCAGGTGGAGAGGTCGTGCGGTTCGACGACGACGCGGTTGCTGCGGCATGGGTAAGGGATTTCGTGTCCAAGTATGACGCGGTCTCGATGGGGAGGCTGGCTCGAGGGCCCACAACGGTCGGCGCTGAGTCGCCGGAATTGGTGCTCAAGTCAGCGGATCCTGCCGACTCCGATGTCGGCATTTCACTGGCGTACGGAGCCGTGGCTGAAACCGGCTCGCTCATCATGACCCCTCAGGACGGACGGCGGGCTCAACTGCTCCCGCCCGTGCACGTCGTCTGGGTCGAAGAGAAGATGATTTTCCCGATGTTGTATCAGGCCCTTTCCACCTTGGGTAAGGATCTGCCGTCCGCAGTCGGATTGCACTCCGGCCCGTCGAAGTCCGCGGATATCGGGCAGATACTGGTAAAGGGTGTGCATGGACCAGGACGATTGATCGCTGTGCTTTTGGCCGACAAAAGGAACAGCACATGA
- a CDS encoding cyclase family protein produces the protein MKQGVMVVIAMASAACAAPEAPVDTLASLFADDMTVVDLTHAVSAEAPYWPGSPTSPFLHDTLSAHDDGAPSMAAYAVPEHFGTHFDAPVHGGKGLASVDLVRTSELFGPAVVIDVTAQAKADEDYAVSVADIEAWESAHGAIPTGAIVLMRSGWPERWTQGDAYYNRGEDGHLHFPGFSVEAAEFLISERDIAGIGVDTGSVDPGNANSFPTHGVVNGSGGFHLENLADMSALPESGAYLIVAPIKIEGGSGGQVRVFAVVL, from the coding sequence ATGAAACAAGGCGTGATGGTCGTGATCGCGATGGCGTCAGCCGCCTGCGCAGCCCCTGAGGCACCGGTAGACACTCTCGCCTCTCTCTTTGCAGACGACATGACCGTGGTCGACCTCACGCACGCCGTGAGCGCTGAGGCACCGTATTGGCCCGGGTCTCCTACGAGTCCGTTCCTGCACGACACATTGTCCGCTCATGACGACGGCGCTCCGTCCATGGCGGCCTACGCGGTACCCGAACACTTCGGCACACACTTCGACGCACCCGTGCACGGCGGCAAGGGACTGGCATCAGTCGATCTCGTACGGACGTCCGAACTCTTCGGCCCAGCGGTGGTCATCGACGTGACGGCTCAAGCAAAGGCAGATGAGGACTACGCTGTGAGCGTCGCTGATATCGAAGCTTGGGAGTCCGCTCATGGAGCGATCCCGACGGGCGCCATCGTCTTGATGCGATCCGGCTGGCCCGAACGATGGACGCAGGGTGATGCCTACTACAATCGCGGTGAGGACGGGCACCTCCACTTTCCTGGATTTTCCGTCGAGGCCGCGGAGTTCTTGATCAGCGAGCGAGACATCGCTGGTATCGGGGTCGACACCGGCAGTGTGGATCCAGGGAACGCGAACAGCTTCCCTACGCACGGCGTGGTGAACGGGTCGGGCGGATTCCACCTTGAGAACCTGGCCGACATGAGTGCGCTGCCCGAGTCGGGCGCCTACCTGATCGTCGCACCCATCAAGATCGAAGGTGGGTCAGGCGGACAGGTGCGTGTGTTTGCGGTGGTCCTTTAG
- a CDS encoding peptidylprolyl isomerase, with the protein MTDPILRQNDTESCRFSWFDRIKAPLALAAVLIIAACNGDGGDAIDPPNTDQIPPASAPDHRAVLLDPTHPAWSEPAPDTFEAHLETTRGPFVIEVIREWAPVGADRFYNLIRHGYYDDVRFHRVVPDFITQWGVSGDPEVDAVWYERGMPDDTVVASNVRGTIAYAFTEPRTRATQIYINMVDNSRLDAGSFAPFGRVTRGMGTVVDSIYSGYGEGSGGGVRNGDQSRLVSEGNAHLDANFPELDRLIRATIVTR; encoded by the coding sequence ATGACAGACCCGATCCTCCGCCAAAACGACACTGAGAGCTGCCGATTCTCATGGTTCGACAGGATTAAAGCTCCGCTAGCCCTGGCTGCCGTATTGATCATCGCGGCCTGTAACGGGGATGGTGGGGACGCCATCGATCCACCGAATACCGACCAGATTCCGCCCGCATCTGCCCCCGACCACCGCGCCGTCCTCCTCGACCCCACCCACCCCGCCTGGTCCGAACCGGCCCCCGACACCTTCGAAGCCCACCTCGAAACCACGCGCGGCCCCTTCGTCATCGAAGTCATCCGTGAATGGGCGCCCGTCGGCGCGGACCGCTTCTACAACCTGATCCGGCACGGGTACTACGATGACGTCCGGTTCCATCGAGTGGTCCCGGACTTCATCACCCAGTGGGGAGTCTCAGGCGATCCGGAGGTCGACGCGGTGTGGTACGAACGCGGCATGCCCGACGACACGGTGGTGGCCAGCAACGTGAGGGGCACGATCGCCTACGCCTTCACGGAACCCCGCACGCGAGCCACTCAGATCTACATCAACATGGTCGACAACTCGCGCCTCGACGCTGGCAGCTTCGCGCCCTTCGGTCGAGTCACGCGAGGCATGGGGACCGTGGTCGACTCGATCTACTCCGGATACGGTGAAGGGTCCGGCGGCGGCGTCCGCAACGGCGACCAGAGCCGCCTCGTCTCCGAAGGAAACGCCCACCTGGACGCGAACTTCCCCGAGCTAGACCGGCTGATTCGAGCGACGATCGTCACTCGCTGA